One part of the Amphiura filiformis chromosome 5, Afil_fr2py, whole genome shotgun sequence genome encodes these proteins:
- the LOC140152408 gene encoding uncharacterized protein — protein sequence FGNYAGCTFKWLLENDVGWRVWLLDEFKRKGETSPRLKWQKEHLLNLKENREKRKSAKETLSFLVILMILKMEELLAAADDAPSSNASQEEQAGSSSQTGDSTVLEGWQMSWEQGMYAPNISWLKSDGPYGILESARSYTTAKGTIGTRQIFKKRMEFSPPPLTTTMGGTLPPMLSFFTTPALFWRPVGVMDVKIRCPNAKCPAPPDTFLNKLSYGSVARQVCGMRYNYTLLTERLRCNDCLRLCRQQDS from the exons TTTGGGAATTACGCAGGCTGCACTTTCAAGTGGCTTTTGGAAAACGATGTTGGTTGGAGAGTGTGGCTGTTGGATGAGTTCAAGAGAAAAGGCGAGACATCACCTCGTCTAAAGTGGCAGAAGGAGCACCTATTGAACCT GAAAGAGAACAGAGAGAAGAGAAAGAGCGCCAAAGAAACCTTATCATTCCTGGTGATCCTGATGATTTTAAAGATGGAAGAGCTTTTAGCTGCTGCAG ATGATGCGCCTTCATCGAATGCATCTCAGGAAGAACAGGCAGGATCATCATCACAGACAGGTGACTCTACTGTGTTAGAGGGGTGGCAAATGTCATGGGAACAAGGAATGTATGCCCCAAATATCAGCTGGTTGAAATCTGATGGACCGTATGGGATCTTGGAATCAGCAAGGTCATACACAACAGCCAAAGGAACCATCGGTACTAGACAGATATTCAAGAAAAGGATGGAGTTCAGCCCTCCCCCACTTACCACCACAATGGGAGGGACGTTGCCTCCAATGCTCTCCTTCTTTACCACACCTGCCTTGTTTTGGAGACCTGTTGGGGTTATGGATGTGAAGATACGATGCCCCAATGCCAAGTGCCCTGCACCACCTGATACGTTCTTGAATAAGTTGAGCTATGGAAGTGTTGCTAGACAGGTGTGTGGTATGAGGTACAACTACACTCTGCTGACTGAACGATTGAGATGTAATGATTGTCTACGGCTTTGTCGTCAGCAAGACAGTTAA